In the genome of Fusarium poae strain DAOMC 252244 chromosome 1, whole genome shotgun sequence, the window TGGAAAGCTGAAAGGACATCAGGGCCAAGCTCGACTTCACCCTCGATTGAGAAGGCTTCTTGGAGAGCAGGTAGCTGAGTGTTATTAAGAGCCCAGGAGAGGATGAAATTGGGGAGAGTGACCAGTTGGAGGACTGAAGGGTTGTAGTCCGCCAAGATGAGAGACAGAGGCTTCCTTTCTGAATTTGAGGTCATGGCCCATTGAAAGACAGCCAGAGATGGTAACGCAGTCCCGCATCCAAGCTATTGGTATAGAGTTAGACATACTATGCAAACTACACACATTGACCTCTCTCTACTTACCTCCATCACTCGAAAAGGTTTCTCTTCCAACGTCGATACAGCCTTGTTCGCGGCCAGAACTTTGACAAGGTCAACACTGCTCTCCCAACTCTTGAAGCCGCCCTCATAAACCCCCGTTTTTACATCATGACTGCCCAGACCCTCGGACTGCGCTCCTGCaacatcctcctcttcagccATCAGCTGCACCCTCACATCCCACAACTCTCTGCGTGGCAACTGAATAGTAGTTCCatcgtcaagctcaacatcTAGAAGGCCATAGGCGATCTTGGACGGTTGCTGGGCGAGAAGATCAGACAGTTGGTGGAGAGTTGGTGGAAGCTGAGGTTTTCCTGCGACAGGAAATGCACTGTTGGTGGCTGCAGGAGTTGGGACTGTTGGCTTGACAGTTGAAGAGTTTTGCTCGTCATCAGAAATGTCGTCGCCTGCGAATCCAAATGAGAAAGACATGTCGAATGGTTTTTATTCGTATCTGTTTTCTCTTGAAGTGAAGGTAATGGCAAAAAGTTGTGAGTGTGTGCACTGTGTTATGTAGTGTAGTGGGGCGTAGGGGCGACAAAGTAGGTAGTGAGTGAGTGGTATGGAACTAATGCGCCGGACACTGTCTTTGAGAATCGCATCAACTCCCGCGATTCTATCCGTCGTCAATCTCGATAATTCATTCTTCCCCGTTGCGTAACATCACCACGATTGGGAGTTAAACTTATATTCTCATTATAAAAGGACATCAAAGGGGCCACCTCTACTGATTGTGCAAAATGCGTCCGTCCTTGTTGAGACTGGCATCAGCCACCACTCCTCAGCGTGGTCTGAAGCCAAACCCCATGGCTCTCCTCCCTCCTATTCCCTTGTATCGACGACTCCTACGTGCCCATCGCAAGCACCTACCACCCGAGATGAGACTTCTCGGGGATGAGTACATCAAGGCTGAGTTCAGAGCGCATAGAAAGGTGGATAACCCGGCTCATCTGGTATGTCAATTTGAAGAGGGATTCCGAGGAGAGATATATTGACCCCAAAAACAGATTGGGTTCTTGACAGAGTGGCAGATGTATGCGCAAAAGATTGAGGGTGACCAGTGGGTAGGTGATAAGCTAGATGAGCAGAAGCTCTCCAAGATGAGTGGTGAGCACCTATGACCCAATATCATCTTGCAGAGACCTGTTACTAATTCCATGAAAGATGAGCAAATACACCAACTATACGAGTTGATGCAGGCAATTCAAAACAGAGGCAAAGAGGGTGGTGAGCAGGAATCATAGGCGCCTGGATATTATACATGTTGTAGACATACATTGTACGAGTAGATCAAGCAAATCTTTCACATTGAATTTCGTTGTGCATAATCGATGTCATGATGGCACATAGCGATGTAGAGCTTACTAGATGGTCGTAATGAGCgaaaatatagtattaatgaATAAGGAGCTGGAAAGTCTTCTGGATACCTCCCTATGTCTTTGCAAAATGACACATAGCTATCTATCATGTATTTTTCTTGCCAGATTCCTCGCATCTGACTGCTCATTTCCCCTCCAATGCCTCTGCAATCCATACTGCCTGAATGGCGCTGACCTTTTTAGCATAATTCTTATTAGTATAAACATGCTCCAGGAACATGATGGCTTCTTTCTTTTGCCCATGTAGCACGCTAGCTGGGTGAATGGCCACAACGTGCTTGCCTTGAACAGTGACGTAACTGCTATCGGGAGCCAGCATTGCAGTCTTCAAAGCGAAGCCCCGCATGAAGCATTTGAGGACCTGCTCTGCGCGCTCTGGTGAGATGGGGATAAACGGCTGAGGATCGGCCGGTGGAGCTTCATCCAAAAGCTTCTCCTTGAGACACATGCCGCGAAGCTGCCTTCGAATGTTCAGAGCCTGTCTCATGTTTCGCATGTTGATCTTCCGTTGCTTGCACCAAACCACTCTGTCTGCATTCTCGGCCGTGTACTGCTGAATGGTGGTGAGATATGTAATAATGTCACCCTCCCGGCGCTGAAGCTCCTTTCTAAAGGTCTCGACCTCTTCCTGTGCCTCTTCAGATTGTATACTCAAAAAGATATCTTCGCCAGATGTGATGCAGGAGATAATGTCGATTGCTTCAACCACACAGTCAAATTCGGGATTAGCAGCAGCAAGTAGCACAGCTCCCAAAGGCGCAGATATGGGGAAACGGGCCATCGTTTCACCAGTCTTTGTGATGGTGCCATCATCGTTCAGAGCTCCAAGGAAATGCAAGTGAATCAGTGCCTTCTCAATTGCTTCTGTTTCTGGTGGATCCATAAGAGGAAACGTCAGAACATCTTGGATCCCGCGCGCCTTCATGGTCAATACCGCTCCTAGGACGTCATTGCGAAGAATTTCCGGAAGATCAGAATCTTGCAGTGTCTTGAAAGCCGTTTCAGGGTACAGGCGGAAACATTTACCTGGGCCTTCACGACCAGCTCGACCAGTTCGTTGAACAGCAGACGACTTCGAGATAGGCTTGGCGAGGAGAGATTCCATACCAAGACGAGCTCGGTATTGCTTCACCTTGGCTTTTCCACAGTCCACCACGTATCTGACTCCGGGTACAGTGACTGATGTCTCAGCAATGTTTGTTGCCAACACGATCTTTCGAGTAAATGATGCCTTGACGGGCAGGAACGCTTCGCGTTGCGCGTCCATCGATAATTGACCATACAACGGGAAGACCTTGATCTTGGGGATGTTCGATGCCAGTGTTGCCGCATATTCTTCGATTAATTTTTGCGCCGCCTCAATCTCTTCCTGACCTGTCAGGAAAGCAAGGATGTCTCCAGGAAGTTGCTCTTGTAGATGAATTTTGTATATCGTCTTGAGAAGTGCATCTTGAAGGTCAGCTACCGGTCGTGGCTCATGATGAACAGTCACCGGATATTGTCTTCCTTTGATCTTGAGAACTTGGAGCAAATTCTCGTCTTGTGTCTTGGGGCGAACATCTTTGAAGAACTCCTGGATACCCTCCACGTCTGCTGTGGCACTCATGATGACGACCTTGAGAGGAATGCCGCCGCGACCAGACAGATCGCTAGAGAGAATCTGCTTTAGAAACCCGACCAGGAGATCGACGTCAAGACTCCGCTCGTGGATTTCGTCAACCACAATAGCGCTGTAATTTTTGAGATTGGGGTCTCGCAGCAGTTCTTGGAGCAGCATGCCCTCAGTCAAGAACTTGATCCGCGAGCCCTTCGGCACTTGATGGTCGAATCGAACTGAATAACCAACCAAGCCATCCGGCCGGCCTTTTCCTAAAGGAGTTCCGGCTTCCTGGGCAACTCGATGGGCCAGTGTCGTTGCGGCGACTCGTCGAGGCTGTGTAATAGCAACCGTGCCCCCAACTGAAATTTCTTCGTCTGATCCAGCGAGCTTGATCTTTTGCCGCCTACACCAGGGCTCCTGGTAGAGAAACTGAGGGACTTGTGTACTTTTACCGGAACCTGTCTCACCCACTAGAACAAGAACATCGCTGTTGTTTCGCAGCGCCTGCTGAATGTCCTCGCGATACTGCCAGATGGGAAGCTGTTTGCGAGTTTTGAGCAGTTTCGGGTCTTCTCGACTTCGTGCCTTTTCATTGTAACGGTCTTTGATCTGATAGTCCTTGTGGTTTTTGGCTGGCCTTTGCTGCGTGttatccttcttcttctctggtACGGTGGTAgctgttattgttgttgGGGTCTCGCTGTCTGTTGTTTCCGATGCCTTTGCATCGACTTCTTTAGGCTTGGGGGGCGCTGTAAGGTAACCCTCTAAAGAAATGACTTTTCCTCCGACGGTCAAAGCATTCAGATCCTTTGACTTGGTTTTCCTCTTCTTAGCTGGAGGTCCAGAATTATTGTCGGTTGCCATCGTGTTTGTAGTTGTTCGCGCTCTTACAGATAGATTCATTAAGCCTGTGTGTGGTAGCTTTTTACTCTCGAAAATTTCATGCATGTTTAAGTGAATCTACAGTGTCATGACAGATACACACTGTGCACGCTATCGCAGTACATCTATCTGCTCATCATGAATGCATGCTGTTTCGTTCAATTTATAGGCTTTATCATaaaaccttataaaaagttCTTTGGTCTTAGACATACAAGATTGACCGATTGCCATTTTATTTCACTGAAACTTTTGCggtaaagaaaaagaaaaaagaaagaagcctCAACATTATCAGTCAAAGTCAGATATTAACGATGCCCAGTTCATTTGTATATTCACATCTCTTACACTGCTCCTAGAGCGCGGTTATGCGTGCTTGGCCTAGATTACAGCCCAAGACCAAATCAAAACTGGACCTGCCATCTTGTGATGTAGATACCTTGAATGGGCAAATCAAGTCATCGCTCATTCTTCCTAACCCAAAATCATTTCTATGTTTCATAATATTGTATGTGAGCCCCTTCTACTTGATACGGGCCAGACGTTCTCTGTTCATTCTCGTagcatcatcaacatcattgGTCTGTTCTCTAGGTTAGCAATGAATCCAGACTGGTTGGGGTGAGAAGCGACTTGCCTTATCCGTAATACGATCAATCTGCTTATTTTGCGCATCAACCTCCTTTCCAATAGCTCGGCCGACCATGTTCATCATGGATACCTGACCCTCGAGTTCGTTGATACCATCATCGATCTGGTCCTCGAGTTCGTCGgctccttcttcatcttccaagTTGAACTTTCCGTAATCCTTTTTGCGTGGTTGTTGTCTTGGTCGGGCAGCAGCGTTCACTTCTCTGAAGTTGTTCTCCATGCGCTGATTGGCTGTGAAACCATCGCGGCGAGTAGCCTCCCGCTGTTCTCTTTCCGATCGATGGCGGTTCAGAACTTCCTCGTCCGCCCTGGCTTTACGCTGTTTGGAGGTGAAAGGGTTGCTCACATGAACGGCAAACATGCTGCCGTTGAGTGTCTTGAGCTCAGCAGCTCGATCCTGTGCAATCTTGTTCTGGTTGGCAGCCAAATCAAGATGCTTTTCAGTGTTGTTAAGACGTTCTCCCTGGGCTCCCAGACGAGCGAGAGTGGCACGACCAACTTCGTTGGCTTGACGAGCCATCTGCACTGAGCGGTTGACCGAAGAGGCACTCTCCTGCTGGAGTTGTCGCTTCTCCGCAAGGATAGATTGGTattcagcttcttcttgttcctcAGCAGTCAATTCGCGTTCCTCGCCATAACCACCGTAGGAGCCACCGGCAGCCCCAGATTGTGGGCCGTTGTTGGCGGGTTGCTGGTTTTGGGCCTGTCGTTGCTGGGCGCCGGCAAAGAGGTCATCGCGGTTATTGTCAGGCTCGCTAGGCCCAAATCCACCATAACCACCCGGACCTCTTGCACCAGCAGATGGAGCAGGGCGGTTCTGCGAAGGAGTATCGCCATATCGGCTTCCACCATAACCACCTCCGGATCCGTATCGGTCAGCACCGTAACCACTTGGGGGCTGAGAGTTATGACCTCCTTgggcaggaggaggagcaccATAAGGGTTGGCGGCTTGAGCACCGGGGCCAGGGGAAGGGCCATTGCTTAGACCAGCGCGGGCTTGCTGGTAAGGAGTGACGTTGGCGTACTTTGCATCATCGGCGTAGGGATCTTTGCCGCCTTGTTTGGCGTAGGGATTGTCGGAAGAGACAGACTGAGACGACTTTTTGCGACCGAATAAGGCGTGGCGGTTAGTGTCGTCGCCATCATCGCCTTTCTTTCCAAAGCCAAACTTCTTCATGGCGGATTTTGTTGAAGAGGTTAAATATGAAACGAAAGCGGGTTGTTGTCGAGATGAGTATTCGTGTCAGTaaggaaaaagagaagaagaaaggagtATTATGGATGTCAGAAGCTGAAAGGAGACGAGAATGGATGGTAGCGCTGCCTGGGCTGCCTTGACTTATGAACGGCAGTTCCAAGGGTGCTAGCTTCTCATACCCATACCTGGCTGGGGACTACCTACCaaggtactaacctaggtaggtCTCAGGGACCTACTAACCTCTGGTGGGGGGGAGGGCGGACCCTGGGGGCGGTGTCTAGGTTGTGTGTACCTGACTGCCCGCAATATGTACCCAGGCGACCTTTGGGTTTGACTGGATGTCATGGGTGGCGTGCCCATCCATTTAATTCTAGTATCGTTTTGGGGATGGATCAGGCGTTCGTTAGGTCTAGAATATGAGAAAGTTTGGATTTGCAGGGAATGTGTTTTCTTGTTATGTAGGTACCTTTCACTAGGTACACGATGGATGCGATGGGTGCAATGCAATAGACGCCCAATAAGCAAGCGCCTATCGCCTAAGAGGCATCCCAGGATCCATAGCGAGCCCCTGGTGTTACAGCCGCAATCTGGAACTGGGGGTCCCCTATGCAAGTATGTCAGTAACGGGTGGGAGTACAGTGATTCAGGTCTTTCAGTTGGCCATGTTGTGGGCACAGGAACCCAAAGTTTATACAGAACaaaacctacctacctacagtaCTTAACTGCACGGATACTCTGATCGCGAATGCGAGCATGTACTAGTCTAAGTTATCGGGTAGGGTAGGTGGCTCAGCCTTTAATGCGTCAGCTTGTGGCGgcttctgcatctgcatttTGGTCAACCCTTATTATATGCTGTAGGATAGTCCATACGAACATGTCATAAAATGGATACAGATTTCGGTTGAAATGCTGCATTAATCAAAGCGATGTGAACCATTGTCTAACAGCACTTGTGGGGACCTAAGCTAAACTTCTGTATCAATATGGTTTCATATGGAGTGGCAGGTCTTATGCCACATTCCGTGTTCTAGAAGAGATCTGGAATGGAGATTCAGCCATCGCTTCAGAATTAATCATGAAGTTATGAACACCTAGTATTGAATTTAGCAAGAGAGTATGGTACTGTTTTCGACCGCCACATCTTTGAAATTATATATGCCTGGTATTAGCAACTTGGGGTCGTG includes:
- a CDS encoding hypothetical protein (BUSCO:39550at5125), producing MSFSFGFAGDDISDDEQNSSTVKPTVPTPAATNSAFPVAGKPQLPPTLHQLSDLLAQQPSKIAYGLLDVELDDGTTIQLPRRELWDVRVQLMAEEEDVAGAQSEGLGSHDVKTGVYEGGFKSWESSVDLVKVLAANKAVSTLEEKPFRVMELGCGTALPSLAVFQWAMTSNSERKPLSLILADYNPSVLQLVTLPNFILSWALNNTQLPALQEAFSIEGEVELGPDVLSAFQQFLQESNITLSFVSGAWSQEFVDLLYTLPSGHGQPSATLVLGAETIYSPFALQAFLETLFLILERERGTEGSQAGAYIGAKRLYFGVGGSLDDFIDKARQKGAKVEQLREEAEGVRRGVVECVLGPA
- a CDS encoding hypothetical protein (BUSCO:10718at5125), with translation MATDNNSGPPAKKRKTKSKDLNALTVGGKVISLEGYLTAPPKPKEVDAKASETTDSETPTTITATTVPEKKKDNTQQRPAKNHKDYQIKDRYNEKARSREDPKLLKTRKQLPIWQYREDIQQALRNNSDVLVLVGETGSGKSTQVPQFLYQEPWCRRQKIKLAGSDEEISVGGTVAITQPRRVAATTLAHRVAQEAGTPLGKGRPDGLVGYSVRFDHQVPKGSRIKFLTEGMLLQELLRDPNLKNYSAIVVDEIHERSLDVDLLVGFLKQILSSDLSGRGGIPLKVVIMSATADVEGIQEFFKDVRPKTQDENLLQVLKIKGRQYPVTVHHEPRPVADLQDALLKTIYKIHLQEQLPGDILAFLTGQEEIEAAQKLIEEYAATLASNIPKIKVFPLYGQLSMDAQREAFLPVKASFTRKIVLATNIAETSVTVPGVRYVVDCGKAKVKQYRARLGMESLLAKPISKSSAVQRTGRAGREGPGKCFRLYPETAFKTLQDSDLPEILRNDVLGAVLTMKARGIQDVLTFPLMDPPETEAIEKALIHLHFLGALNDDGTITKTGETMARFPISAPLGAVLLAAANPEFDCVVEAIDIISCITSGEDIFLSIQSEEAQEEVETFRKELQRREGDIITYLTTIQQYTAENADRVVWCKQRKINMRNMRQALNIRRQLRGMCLKEKLLDEAPPADPQPFIPISPERAEQVLKCFMRGFALKTAMLAPDSSYVTVQGKHVVAIHPASVLHGQKKEAIMFLEHVYTNKNYAKKVSAIQAVWIAEALEGK
- a CDS encoding hypothetical protein (BUSCO:34442at5125), translated to MKKFGFGKKGDDGDDTNRHALFGRKKSSQSVSSDNPYAKQGGKDPYADDAKYANVTPYQQARAGLSNGPSPGPGAQAANPYGAPPPAQGGHNSQPPSGYGADRYGSGGGYGGSRYGDTPSQNRPAPSAGARGPGGYGGFGPSEPDNNRDDLFAGAQQRQAQNQQPANNGPQSGAAGGSYGGYGEERELTAEEQEEAEYQSILAEKRQLQQESASSVNRSVQMARQANEVGRATLARLGAQGERLNNTEKHLDLAANQNKIAQDRAAELKTLNGSMFAVHVSNPFTSKQRKARADEEVLNRHRSEREQREATRRDGFTANQRMENNFREVNAAARPRQQPRKKDYGKFNLEDEEGADELEDQIDDGINELEGQVSMMNMVGRAIGKEVDAQNKQIDRITDKASRFSPQPVWIHC